CCAGGGCCCTGGAACATCCCTGGTTCTGACAAACTGCCTGGCACCCTGAGGTCCTGGACATCCACAGTAAGCAGGTAGAATGGATCTTGCTGGTTTGGAACAGATCGCGCTGTATGGCTCCTCATCCATCGGACACCTGAGTAAACCAGAAAATCTCCTTCACCCTCTTGTTCTGTCCCGTTTTGCCCATCTGAAGTCATTTTATGTTTCATTTGTTCTTATAAGATGATTACTACACCCACTACCTTAAAGAACAGAGCGACTTTCACAGCTGTTGTCACATGTAGAGGAAAGCTAACAGAGGACCTGATGAATGGCCGCAGATGGAGAAATGACATCTGCGTGGCTTTCAGCGTGTACCTTTAACTGCTCAGCTCTGATCGGTTCATGAACATGGACATATGTGCACGCAAGAAATTTGCTTTTGCTCCATTTTCTGAATGACTGACAAATCTGTCAGATGGAGGCAGTGACACTGAAACACATGGCACAGACCCAAGTGACAGCCCAGTTTAACCTGACATATGTTAAATCTCACATGCCTACCAATATATCATATACTGTAAATGTAAAGATGTGAAAAATATGTACATTTGGTAAACTCAAAAACATACCTGTAGATGTTTTTGGGGGcagtgttgtagttagaagaacttgttaaaaaaaaaaaagcaaaaaaaaaaaacaggactgtATTTTAGGATTTCCATGGCCTCTTCTATAACTACATATCAATGACTGCAAGTCACCAAATGCAGGCCACTGAGGGAGGCAGTGGTCACGTGCATGGATGTTAACCACCATgttgtcagacagagactcatGTAGAACACAGAGTGTCCTCCAGCTGGCATTCATGTGAGAgaaaaaagatttttgtttCATGAAATTGAACTTTTAAGTGACTGGAAACCGTTGGCTTAGTAAGTAGTCATGTGACTCTTCTGGGTTATATGCCAACCATGCAGTCAATGTGCAGAATTATAAGCTGTGTTGTATTCATTTTACGCTCAACAGGAAGAATTTGTCCAGTTTCCCATTTCTATGCCTTTTACTGTGCTAAGTGTACCACATCACTGTGGGAGAGGGGCATCGGTGTGGCTAAGAGGAAGCCGATGGTTGTGAGGTGGGGCGGAGTGCCTTACTCGAACTAATGCAGAGCTGTTGCGATTTGCTTTGGGAAATGACTGCAAAACAGAGACTgaccatgcacacacagcagcacaccgcTGAGCTGTGGAGCCTGTTTTTCTTCAGATGTAACGGCAAGCAGAGAATCTGTTGCTGCACTCTCAGCTGTATAGTTTATCAGTGTCAATGATTGCCCTCGTCCCCCGGTGTTTTAAAGGGGGTAAAAATGTAGCCTGTAGCATCACATCCTCTTCTAAGGAGTGTAGAACTGTTTATCAAACAGGGTTATATCAAAGTGGACCAtggtttctgtgtttcagcttTATTTGTCTTTTATGTAAAGAGAGCGTTACGTTTGCAGGCAGTGCCAACACCCACTGTGTCTAAACCCGAGATGTTAGGTGAGACACAGCTGCATTGAAACATCACTATATCACTAGTCTCTGGCAGAAGTCGAGGCATGCTGCTATTAAACTGAGACACCATCCTCCTGCATTTCtccatccacaactctcagcaGGATGCTAGAATTAAAATGACTTACTAGAGCTTTTCAGTCCTGAAGGACCAACTGAGTTAAGAAAAAATAATCACAATCAAATGCATTGTGACAATTTGACTGAGCTGTATGTGTAAACTGTCGGTCAATGTGCTTTTAGCAAAGTGGtgcacctgcagacagacacaccagCAGGACTTCTGAGTGTCAGTAAAATGCCTCTGATCTGACTGTTCTGTGGTTTATGTGATAAACTGGTTCACCTGGTGAGGAGCATGACAACATGCCATTAGGCTGTAGAATAATGTTGAcaatatgtacaaaatgttcaGAGAAGCTGACAGAATATGTCATCCAGCCCAGTGTCTCCATCCAGGCCGTCCTCCCCCCCGCCTGCTGTGACTGATTTTCtattcagaaacaaaaaaagaaactgctTATTGAAGGATGGCACGTTCATAAATCCCCCTTCAGATCAAGTATAACTGTGTAGTGTTAATTGTGTACTATTCACCTTGTACAGCTGTATTCCTACAAATATGGTTTACTGTATCATTGATACTGTAGTTTCAAAGACGTGAACAACTATTTTTATGAAATGCGACAGTACTGATATATTACATtttgctaaaaacaaaaaaacttgttTACTGAAAGATATTCTGAAATACTGTCAAATAAACTCTTGACATGGTGTAAAACACTCTTTTCTATTAGATTCTTCAACTCAACAAAAGTGAATATTCTCAAGTTCTGAATTGTTTTATCTAATCAATGCACTGTGCTGAgagtttttgttgtcttttgtcTACAGTACATTCAGTGAGGTGAGTATATACCAGTGAAGCAAGATCAAGTTGAAAAGTGGATTTTAATTAACACAACACACCCCAAATTcccctttaaagctgcagagcAGGACCTTTGTCTCTCCTATGACAGCATACACACTTGCATATAACACACTGTATTGTGTATGTTGTGAATAATCTCTGTTCCTGAAGGTCTGTGTAAGAATAATGATGTCATCAGTAGTCTGTGTCAGAACCCTGTGAAGCATTAGAAAACATTTTGGTCACATTCAATGTCCaacatcctcttcctccatagCTACAGTTCCTCCCCACCCTCTGGCAAAATGTCATTACTCATGATGTAAAGCACGAACAGTAACTACTGGTGAAGTGGAAATGCTGCTACTAGGTTAAAATCTCAAGCGCACTGATCAACATCGTGTCAGCTTGTTTGGCGATGGTGTAAAAATATAAAGTCCTGCCCTCCAGCTTTAAAAACTGCACACTCAAGCATGTTTTCAAATTATtccattttgttattttaaagaaTCAAACATTTCTGCCTTCCAGTGATGGATTATtacaatacttttttttttataaaacaacTTGTAAACATTTCCCCAGCATCTCCCCATTGTCTGCAGGTCAAGCAGGGACAGTGAGCAGCTGTTATTGCCTCATTACTGACTGTCATTTTCAGCAGGTATCAGAGCGTCACTGCTTTCCTGTGTATTCAGAGGAGCCGtctgggggagaaaaaaaaagaaaacgaaaGTTTATTCCTCCCACAGGTTTTACAGTGATTTCAAAGTGAACTGTGTGTTTCCACACTTACATTTAGAGGTCTGTAGATTCCCATTTGGAAACGACAGCATATTACATCAACCAAGAACCCAACCATGCCATGGATCATCCCTGTGAGTGAGAAAGGATGCAGCTCACACACTGATACCCGAGGTGAAAGTAGTTTGGTTTAAGTGGTTTAGAGGAGGATGTTGAATCAAAGTGGCAGTTTTCAAAGCCCTCGTGTCTCCATGAATAATACATAAAGCTAAGATTGTGTCTTTCTCTAAGCTGCTTGAAACCATTAACTTATGAATAGATGTCTACCTTTGCAAAAAGAATTATTCCTCAACTGCTTACAGACCTGCCAAAGACTTCATAGTGTTTTTAGAACTCAGAATAACAACATATCAGATCAGATGAATGTTTTAagtgtatgttgatgaagattctcagtcatccaggtcatcatacgtagagaagattgaagcaaggcgtctggacttgtagagttttctagaagacgtttcgctgctcatccaagcagcttcatcagttctaactgtttggtggggaaacatggtttatatgtggttacagacctatgtgggtgggtctgggtaaaacttaaaaaaaaacttacaaacaatagcactaaatgtttccatacttacctgtgatgttctggctgactgggccaggtgtgtctaacgactggctaacgactatgaaactgccggagggggactggttgacagccctttgttcttactgtgagtatgtgcaaacttcctgggaatggatggaatcactgcattgtatgtggtagaaagatgatgtctgaggccaccacctctgttaagggaaggtttttccagcttaacatagatggcttccttgactcctctttcataccaccttttctccctgtctaaaatgtgaacgttgttgtcctcaaaggagtgtcctttgtctttgaggtggaggtgaacagctgagtcttgtcctgaggaggtggctctcctgtgctgagccattcttctgtggagtggttgtttagtttctccaatgtacagatcagagcattcctcactgcactggactgcatatatcacattgctgtgtttctccctgggaatcttatccttcgggtgaaccagtctctgtctcagtgttgtcatcggtttgaaatggaccgggatgtcatggttgttgaagatcctgcggagtttctctgatactcctgacacatatggaatggagatgttctttctccgcctggtgttgtccttcttcttgttgttggggggtcttgtttttgtggctttgatgagtgcccacttcgggtagccacatgtttgcagggccttcctgatgtggtgttgctccttcttcttcccctctgagctggtgggtacagtttgtgctctgtgctgcagggtcctgatgactcccagtttgtgttccagtgggtggtgtgaatcaaacaacaggtactggtccgtgtgtgtgggtttcctgtacacttccacattgaggctcctgtcctcctcaatatgtactgtgcagtccaagaaggccagattgttgtccttggtgtcctcgcgagtgaacttgatgttgttatccactgcgttgatgtgttctgttttacccagacccacccacataggtctgtaaccacatataaaccatgtttccccaccaaacagttagaactgatgaagctgcttggatgagcagcgaaacgtcttctagaaaactctacaagtccagacgccttgcttttAAGTGTATGCATCATCGTTTAAAGATAAATGAGAGTCTGTATTCACCTGTGGTGGAGAAAATGCCTCCGATGATGCCACAGAGTCTGACAAGGAACTGCCAGAGAggcatgtgctgctctgtgactttgACCATTAGTGAACTGATATCATACTTCATGAAGATTCCTGAGACTCCATGGCTGCCCGCAGCGTGGTTTATCACCCGCTCCTGCAGGAGAGCATATAGATTTTTCACACCGACTCACTTTCAACTGCATGacaatacaaacacagaaaatgaagaCATACCCGCTCGGTGACTGAGAACTGATGTGTTTCAGCAGACACTTTGTAGGTATCCAGTTTGGTAGGCACAATGGTGATAAAGTACTGAAACATGTGGTTAGCTGGGGAGACGCatcaaatgagaaaaaaaaacatcagacatgAATTAGGATaaaaaatgtgatgtttgtCAGCAGTGGACTTACAATCAACAGAGATTTTCTCTGTGCCATCGAGAGGACTGATGATTCCGGGGATTGCTTCTCCAAAAGACAGGTGGTCAATCCTGTGAGAGAAGTTATAACCTGGAACACAAACCATCTTTAAGTGAACAAAGCTGCCTAACAACTGTAATGTACTGTACCAAGTATCACTGCTGTGTAGACACAGTGTGTCTTGTCCTGTGAGAAAGATCATAGACTCACTGTCATGGCTGACGAGGGCAGCTAGATGTGCATGGCCTCTTGGGTGAGGGATGGACCTGTGCAGGGAGGAAAACATCAATGCTCAGTTTCACTGGAAAGATAGGGGGTTATTTAACATCCTCTTCAAAATACAGCCTGTAATTCAAAACCTGTTAGAAATCTATCGTTGTGAGTGGTTTGTTGACATTGATACATACTTGCCAACAGTGATGTGGAAATTCCCTGCCACCTTGTTGACATATAAATGTCCATGTATCCTGCAGGCATTAAGTGAAGTGGAGCTGTCCTCACTGTGGAGTAAAAAATAACAAGGCTGAACACATTTCCTCATTTATCAGGGCCAGTgctggaaagtaactaagtatttgtacttaagtaaaaataatagtgcatactttatactttattccattacattttgcagctatttattctccactacatttctacaaattttgtgaatacagttgtgttgaTACAACTGTGCTTTATATACGTAgagagattttgaaaactcaatTGTGTGAGAaggtatatattttgctgggtaattttACTTAAGTTCCAAGCTTTAGTACTTCCTCCGCCACTGATCAGGGAAGTTCCATTTTCAATCCTCACTGCATAAAACAGAATATTCTGTGAGTCCTGTACCTTTCGGGTGACACAGGAGGAGCTCCTTTTATAGCAGCTTTAAAAAGCACATCCTGCAGAGAGTGCTCCACTCTCAGACGATCCTGGATGTGCAGAAGAGTCCTGGCAGATGAATCAGGATGACAAAGAAAGACTTGGTTGAGATTAACCcccccaaaacaaaacaaaacatttttttgactTGTGAACTTTGCCCTGGTTGTTAAGTACTGGCAGACCAGGTAAAACCACATAACTCTGACTTTAGGCCAGGAGCAGAACATACCCCCTACTATCTCTGGATTACTGAACTACAATATCACAGGCAGAGAAATCAACATGACATGTAGCACTGAAAATGCCGCTTGAGTCAGGTTTATTTGACACTTACATCTGCCATAGTCTTTGTGAAGGAGAGAGCTCAAAGTTCACCTAATAATGTGGCAAGAGCACAATAGTTAGTGAAGCTTTAACAACAATTATCTCTTTTTGTTTCTcgtgtttattgttttgtgaatAATAAAAACTCCAACTCACTGGTTCGTATTTTAAACCATCAGAAGCAACCATGGTTTCTGCCAAATCAAGGACATCTGCACCAATATCTGCATTATACACAGCAGAAAAAAGGTTACACACCTTTTTCCAGGGCGGAGATACACAAAGAATGAAGCAGTGGACTTACACTGGCATCTCATGGCCACGGTGATGTCCACATTTAACCTCAGTTTACTGTAAGCGACAAACAGGAGCAGTTAAAGCACACAAATGCTGAGTTTAAGGGCAGTAAAAAGAGGGGGTTGTCTTACCTGCTGAAGTCTTTGTCCACCTCATATTCATACTTCATCCATGTGTTCGTGTACACAAAGAATTCCAGGAAAGCAAGGATGGCCATGAGAGTGAACGCTACCAGAGACACTAGACAGGGTT
This window of the Parambassis ranga chromosome 6, fParRan2.1, whole genome shotgun sequence genome carries:
- the LOC114437048 gene encoding endoplasmic reticulum-Golgi intermediate compartment protein 2-like, producing MRRLTKKKALTLVKELDAFPKVPESYVESTASGGTVSLVAFTLMAILAFLEFFVYTNTWMKYEYEVDKDFSSKLRLNVDITVAMRCQYIGADVLDLAETMVASDGLKYEPVNFELSPSQRLWQMTLLHIQDRLRVEHSLQDVLFKAAIKGAPPVSPESEDSSTSLNACRIHGHLYVNKVAGNFHITVGKSIPHPRGHAHLAALVSHDSYNFSHRIDHLSFGEAIPGIISPLDGTEKISVDSNHMFQYFITIVPTKLDTYKVSAETHQFSVTERERVINHAAGSHGVSGIFMKYDISSLMVKVTEQHMPLWQFLVRLCGIIGGIFSTTGMIHGMVGFLVDVICCRFQMGIYRPLNTAPLNTQESSDALIPAENDSQ